A genomic region of Streptomyces sp. NBC_00247 contains the following coding sequences:
- the cas2e gene encoding type I-E CRISPR-associated endoribonuclease Cas2e, with protein MSSMIVISATAVPDHLRGALTRWLLEVTPELYVGTVSAKVRDELWAAVAASTDDGIAVLAHPADNEQGFQLRTAGTRRREPVDFDGLTLIACCRESQEMANPL; from the coding sequence ATGTCCTCGATGATCGTCATCTCGGCCACCGCCGTCCCCGACCACCTACGCGGCGCCCTCACCCGCTGGCTCCTCGAAGTCACCCCCGAGCTCTACGTCGGCACCGTCTCCGCCAAAGTCCGCGACGAACTCTGGGCCGCCGTCGCCGCCAGCACCGACGACGGCATCGCCGTCCTCGCCCACCCCGCCGACAACGAACAAGGCTTCCAACTCAGGACCGCAGGCACCCGCCGCCGCGAACCCGTCGACTTCGACGGGCTCACCCTCATCGCCTGCTGCAGAGAGAGTCAAGAAATGGCAAACCCCCTCTAA
- the cas1e gene encoding type I-E CRISPR-associated endonuclease Cas1e, producing MTPRPAPKPLTGSSARRKLAAPTVAMLPRVADSLSFLYLDIVRIHQDDTGVCAEVTSEQHGTDTVYLPTAALSCVLLGPGTSITSRALATFARNGTTVVTTGSGGVRCYSAAVPESLTTLWLERQTRAWTDDTRRLAIAQAMYELRFGDGTATEGTNLDKLRGMEGQRVKTLYQLLARQYKIGRFRRSYDPDSWDSQDPVNLALSSANTCLYGIVHAAITALGCSPALGFVHNGNQQAFVYDIADLYKAELTIPLAFSLHASTNPEAEARRSFRHELRLFQLLPRIVTDIQQLLDPDHTYECPDPEEQLVDLWDPVVGSVPAGINHGKNL from the coding sequence GTGACCCCACGCCCCGCCCCCAAACCGCTCACCGGGTCCAGCGCCCGGCGCAAACTCGCCGCCCCCACCGTCGCGATGCTCCCCCGGGTCGCCGACTCCCTGTCCTTCCTCTACCTCGACATCGTCCGCATCCACCAGGACGACACCGGAGTCTGCGCCGAAGTCACCAGCGAGCAGCACGGCACCGACACCGTCTACCTCCCCACCGCCGCGCTCTCCTGCGTCCTGCTCGGCCCCGGCACCTCCATCACCTCCCGTGCGCTGGCGACCTTCGCCCGCAACGGCACCACCGTCGTCACCACCGGGTCAGGAGGGGTGCGCTGCTACTCCGCGGCCGTCCCCGAATCCCTCACCACCCTCTGGCTCGAACGCCAGACCCGCGCCTGGACCGACGACACCCGCCGCCTCGCCATCGCCCAGGCCATGTACGAGCTCCGCTTCGGCGACGGCACCGCGACCGAGGGCACCAACCTCGACAAACTCCGCGGCATGGAAGGCCAACGCGTCAAAACCCTCTACCAACTCCTCGCCCGCCAGTACAAGATCGGCCGCTTCCGCCGCTCCTACGACCCCGACTCCTGGGACAGCCAGGACCCCGTCAACCTCGCCCTGTCCTCCGCCAACACCTGCCTCTACGGCATCGTCCACGCCGCCATCACCGCCCTCGGCTGCTCCCCCGCCCTCGGCTTCGTCCACAACGGCAACCAACAGGCGTTCGTCTACGACATCGCCGACCTCTACAAAGCCGAACTCACCATCCCCCTCGCCTTCTCCCTCCACGCCTCCACCAACCCCGAAGCCGAGGCCCGCCGCTCCTTCCGCCACGAGCTGCGCCTCTTCCAGCTCCTCCCCCGCATCGTCACCGACATCCAGCAACTCCTCGACCCCGACCACACCTACGAATGCCCCGACCCCGAGGAGCAGCTCGTCGACCTGTGGGACCCCGTGGTCGGCTCCGTACCCGCCGGCATCAACCACGGCAAAAACCTGTGA
- the cas6e gene encoding type I-E CRISPR-associated protein Cas6/Cse3/CasE, with the protein MTLWLTRLVPDTRSPEARRDLGDPVGMHRRIMSLFPSDAGPDPRARFGVLFRTEDTPTGPHLLLQSAHEPDTGRLPAGYGTTLTRPLDALIDAIRPGLTVRYRCAASPVRKPGATTRALYNLPPVVPLTGTAADEWWLRQADQSGLKPLTHHAQPLDTVRGERRPAAGTPQRIRHARTQFDGTAAIIDTGLLRAAILGGIGRGKSYGCGLLSIAPARQPQ; encoded by the coding sequence ATGACGCTCTGGCTCACCCGCCTCGTCCCCGACACCCGCTCCCCGGAGGCCCGTCGCGACCTCGGCGACCCCGTCGGCATGCACCGCCGCATCATGAGCCTCTTCCCCTCCGACGCGGGCCCCGACCCCCGTGCCCGGTTCGGCGTCCTCTTCCGTACCGAGGACACCCCCACCGGGCCGCACCTGCTCCTCCAGTCCGCCCACGAACCCGACACCGGCCGGCTCCCCGCCGGATACGGCACCACCCTCACCCGCCCCCTCGACGCGCTGATCGACGCGATCAGGCCCGGGCTCACCGTCCGCTACCGGTGCGCGGCCAGCCCCGTCCGCAAACCCGGGGCCACCACCCGCGCCCTCTACAACCTCCCGCCCGTCGTCCCCCTCACCGGCACGGCAGCCGACGAATGGTGGCTGCGCCAGGCCGACCAGAGCGGCCTCAAACCCCTCACCCACCACGCCCAGCCCCTGGACACCGTCCGAGGCGAACGCCGCCCCGCCGCTGGCACACCCCAGCGCATCCGCCACGCCCGCACCCAGTTCGACGGCACCGCAGCCATCATCGACACCGGCCTGCTCCGTGCCGCGATCCTGGGCGGCATCGGGCGCGGCAAGTCGTACGGCTGCGGGCTCCTCAGCATCGCCCCCGCGAGGCAGCCCCAGTGA
- the cas5e gene encoding type I-E CRISPR-associated protein Cas5/CasD has protein sequence MSLPLPEPEPGLLLRLTGPLQSWGLHSHFNERDTAAFPTRSGVLGMLASALGRHRDQPIHDLTTLRLTVRTDRPGVLLRDLHTVGGGLSGRETVTTAEGKKRPGDTGTLLTHRHYLADAAFTVALTTPQATAEDHGLLERCAQALHAPRWSLHLGRRSCPPEGPVLIGQSDDALHHLIHLPLAARPARNRDRDRDRDQEPEQEGVAVEFLADRPLTHLPAPAHMVSTTHEDGTRPSSELNDQPVSYHPSRRGYRARPLYRRTLLLPHAQFAGLGARQLDALGQYCETLLHTSEGSRR, from the coding sequence GTGAGTCTGCCGCTCCCCGAACCGGAGCCGGGTCTGCTGCTCCGCCTGACCGGCCCCCTGCAGTCCTGGGGCCTGCACAGCCACTTCAACGAACGCGACACCGCCGCCTTCCCCACCCGCTCCGGCGTCCTCGGCATGCTCGCCTCCGCCCTGGGACGCCACCGCGACCAGCCCATCCACGACCTCACCACGCTGCGGCTCACCGTGCGAACCGACCGGCCCGGGGTCCTGCTGCGCGATCTGCACACCGTCGGCGGCGGCCTGTCCGGGAGAGAGACGGTGACCACCGCCGAGGGCAAGAAGCGCCCCGGCGACACCGGCACGCTCCTCACCCACCGCCACTACCTCGCCGACGCCGCGTTCACCGTCGCCCTCACCACCCCCCAGGCCACCGCCGAGGACCACGGGCTACTCGAACGGTGCGCACAGGCCCTGCACGCCCCGCGGTGGTCCCTGCACCTCGGCCGCCGCTCCTGCCCACCCGAGGGCCCCGTACTGATCGGGCAGAGCGACGACGCCCTGCACCACCTCATCCACCTGCCGCTCGCGGCCCGCCCGGCCCGGAACCGGGACCGGGACCGGGACCGGGACCAAGAACCGGAACAGGAGGGCGTGGCGGTGGAGTTCCTGGCCGACCGCCCGCTGACCCACCTGCCTGCCCCGGCCCACATGGTCAGTACCACCCACGAGGACGGCACCCGCCCCTCCTCGGAGCTCAACGACCAGCCCGTCAGCTACCACCCCAGCCGACGCGGCTACCGCGCCCGGCCCCTCTACCGGCGCACTCTGCTCCTGCCGCACGCCCAGTTCGCCGGACTCGGTGCACGTCAGCTCGACGCCTTGGGGCAGTACTGCGAGACCCTGCTCCACACTTCTGAAGGGAGCCGGCGATGA
- the cas7e gene encoding type I-E CRISPR-associated protein Cas7/Cse4/CasC → MPNPAPLDAARFIDIHVIQSVPFANLNRDDTNSVKTVQYGHVLRTRVSSQSWKRAARGEFEARLGQVALRTRRIGERVTRHLSEVRGWPEPLAEKAGAHAAAASSIKFELAKDPKDLKQTVPNKVLTNAMVYVPETAVGELADLAEEYREGLEAAKDIKKPADRSVLPADRVEAVLRSRNGVINLFGRMLAEVDNAGVDGAVQVAHALTTHETDVELDYFSAVDDVTDTWGDQTGSGHMGHTEFSAGTFYRYATIDLRDLARNIGGDPAELRELTAAFLSAFILSLPQAKKNSTAPHTIPDLVHISVRTDRPLSYAAAFESPVAAAGQGGFSAPSRATLSDYAAAANRLIGTSGILTSGWAGVDAKDLDALGTHHTGFDALIDAALDEALRTGDEA, encoded by the coding sequence ATGCCCAACCCCGCCCCGCTCGACGCCGCCCGCTTCATCGACATCCACGTCATCCAGAGCGTCCCGTTCGCCAATCTGAACCGGGACGACACGAACTCCGTCAAGACGGTCCAGTACGGGCACGTGCTGCGCACCCGCGTCAGCAGTCAGTCCTGGAAGCGGGCCGCCCGGGGTGAGTTCGAGGCCCGCCTCGGCCAAGTGGCGCTGCGTACCCGCCGGATCGGCGAGCGCGTCACCCGCCACCTCAGCGAGGTCCGGGGATGGCCGGAGCCGCTCGCGGAGAAGGCAGGGGCGCACGCGGCGGCGGCCAGCAGCATCAAGTTCGAACTCGCCAAGGACCCGAAGGACCTCAAGCAGACCGTTCCGAACAAGGTCCTGACCAACGCGATGGTCTACGTCCCCGAGACCGCGGTGGGCGAACTCGCCGACCTGGCCGAGGAGTACCGCGAGGGACTGGAAGCGGCGAAGGACATCAAGAAGCCCGCCGACAGAAGCGTCCTGCCCGCCGATCGGGTCGAAGCGGTCCTGCGTTCCCGCAACGGGGTCATCAACCTCTTCGGCCGCATGCTCGCCGAGGTCGACAACGCCGGCGTCGACGGCGCCGTCCAGGTCGCGCACGCTCTGACCACGCACGAGACCGACGTCGAACTCGACTACTTCTCCGCCGTCGACGACGTCACCGACACGTGGGGCGACCAGACCGGCAGCGGCCACATGGGCCACACCGAGTTCAGCGCCGGTACCTTCTACCGGTACGCCACCATCGATCTGCGCGACCTCGCCCGCAACATCGGCGGGGACCCCGCCGAACTCCGCGAGCTCACCGCCGCGTTCCTCAGCGCGTTCATCCTCTCCCTGCCGCAGGCGAAGAAGAACTCCACCGCACCCCACACCATCCCCGACCTCGTGCACATCTCCGTACGCACCGACCGGCCGCTGTCCTACGCCGCCGCGTTCGAGAGCCCTGTCGCCGCGGCCGGGCAGGGCGGCTTCTCCGCCCCCTCCCGCGCCACTCTGTCCGACTACGCCGCAGCCGCGAACCGGCTCATCGGCACCAGCGGCATCCTCACCTCCGGCTGGGCCGGCGTCGACGCCAAGGACCTCGACGCACTCGGCACCCACCACACCGGCTTCGACGCCCTCATCGACGCGGCCCTCGACGAGGCCCTGCGCACCGGGGACGAAGCGTGA
- a CDS encoding type I-E CRISPR-associated protein Cse2/CasB, with translation MTTTPPPAALGPSAEAKDIPQRKSTWRARDSHAFTDWVAEVSREDPGARSALRSGLRKDLDSVRRMHRLVAPWLPEGRSEDVERAYYAVAAMIASQARGALAAPDAEKSTDDDPVHDGRKPPGKPGRRRVSLGTAFATAVAEGPGREKEMRAGTAESRLNLLTRQSVNGLHRHLPASVGYLRSLDVDVDWTQLLDDLSNWRRNSGRISRTWLQDFYRLRAKDIARQADEADEKELAADSPAAPASV, from the coding sequence GTGACGACCACTCCCCCACCAGCCGCACTCGGCCCGTCGGCAGAGGCCAAGGACATCCCGCAGCGGAAGAGCACCTGGCGGGCGCGTGACTCGCACGCCTTCACCGACTGGGTCGCCGAGGTCAGCCGCGAGGACCCAGGTGCCCGCAGCGCGCTGCGCAGCGGGCTGCGCAAGGACCTGGACTCGGTGCGACGGATGCACCGCCTGGTCGCACCGTGGCTGCCGGAAGGACGTTCCGAGGACGTGGAGCGGGCGTACTACGCGGTCGCCGCGATGATCGCCTCCCAAGCCCGTGGCGCCCTGGCCGCACCGGACGCGGAGAAGAGCACGGACGACGATCCGGTACACGATGGCCGGAAGCCGCCCGGAAAACCAGGGCGGCGTCGGGTCAGTCTCGGCACGGCGTTCGCGACCGCGGTCGCCGAGGGGCCGGGCCGGGAGAAGGAGATGCGGGCGGGGACGGCGGAGAGCCGACTCAACCTCCTCACCCGCCAGAGCGTCAACGGCCTGCACCGGCACCTGCCCGCCTCCGTCGGATACCTGCGCTCGCTGGACGTCGACGTCGACTGGACGCAACTCCTCGACGACCTCTCCAACTGGCGCAGGAACTCGGGACGCATCTCGCGCACCTGGCTCCAGGACTTCTACCGGCTGCGGGCCAAGGACATCGCGCGGCAGGCCGACGAAGCGGACGAGAAGGAACTCGCAGCAGACTCGCCCGCCGCCCCTGCCTCCGTCTGA
- the casA gene encoding type I-E CRISPR-associated protein Cse1/CasA, with protein sequence MPTGTFDLIDQPCVPVRWKPGSTASATASLRDLVGLRELLLHSHDIESLAVADAPAHAALLRILYALTARVADLTEQGSDGDWDERRLDVLDTGRLSPDGITAYFEEFRDRFFLFGPGGRPWMQDPRLAEQCDASNTAGVNKLIVTRPSGNNHSWFRHDTDTAPEPPTASEAFLSLLVWHYYGPSGRCSSREVNGVKTASATAGPLRTALSYHPEGTSLFETLLAGLVPPEDTVNGAEDLCPWERDDLPDPDHPVRESRGPRSRHTGRSQHALLLLPDEDGTHVRDAFITWAYRGERMPREDDYLIWQTSQQGNRYPRPADAGRALWRDLDALLLQHPPAGSAYPQQPRVFRSAVEVSEDLRVRALGFDQEGQAKDTQFVDASTPAVLGYAEDNDPRTVPAVGRLRQFGELYGRRLDRAVKRAWAAYVRDAKADGAAWGAEAGARYWPRAEAEFWARFRLLDRTGEVADGGFDPAATRRAFLRLAEEAYDTVTRPVTRTLRGAKAVSEARIDLYGGTPKNRAPSVPGPRTKAKEPSA encoded by the coding sequence ATGCCGACCGGCACGTTCGACCTGATCGACCAACCCTGCGTCCCCGTACGCTGGAAACCCGGCAGCACGGCCAGTGCCACGGCCAGCCTCCGGGATCTGGTGGGGTTACGCGAACTCCTGCTGCACAGCCACGACATCGAGTCCCTGGCCGTCGCCGACGCGCCCGCGCACGCGGCGCTGCTGCGGATCCTCTACGCCCTCACCGCACGAGTGGCCGACCTGACCGAACAGGGCTCCGACGGCGACTGGGACGAACGCCGCTTGGACGTCCTCGATACCGGCCGGCTCTCACCCGACGGAATCACGGCGTACTTCGAGGAGTTCCGTGACCGGTTCTTCCTGTTCGGGCCGGGCGGGCGTCCGTGGATGCAGGATCCCCGGCTGGCGGAGCAGTGCGACGCCTCGAACACCGCCGGGGTCAACAAGCTCATCGTCACCCGTCCCTCGGGCAACAACCACTCCTGGTTCCGGCACGACACCGACACCGCCCCCGAGCCGCCCACCGCGTCGGAGGCCTTTCTGAGCCTGCTGGTGTGGCACTACTACGGGCCGTCCGGGCGCTGTTCGTCCCGTGAGGTGAACGGGGTGAAGACCGCGAGCGCCACCGCCGGTCCGCTGCGGACCGCCCTGTCCTACCACCCCGAGGGCACCTCGCTCTTCGAGACGCTGCTCGCCGGGCTCGTACCGCCGGAGGACACCGTGAACGGCGCGGAGGACCTGTGCCCGTGGGAGCGGGACGACCTGCCGGACCCGGACCACCCGGTGAGGGAGTCGCGGGGGCCGCGTTCGCGGCACACCGGCCGCTCGCAGCACGCCCTGCTCCTGCTGCCGGACGAGGACGGCACCCACGTGCGGGACGCGTTCATCACCTGGGCGTACCGGGGTGAGCGGATGCCGCGCGAGGACGACTACCTGATCTGGCAGACCAGCCAGCAGGGCAACCGCTACCCGCGCCCGGCCGATGCGGGGCGGGCGCTGTGGCGGGACCTGGACGCGCTGCTGCTCCAGCATCCGCCGGCCGGCAGTGCGTACCCGCAGCAGCCCCGGGTGTTCCGTTCGGCGGTCGAAGTCTCGGAGGACCTGCGGGTGCGGGCGCTCGGCTTCGACCAGGAGGGGCAGGCCAAGGACACGCAGTTCGTCGACGCGAGCACCCCGGCCGTCCTCGGATACGCCGAGGACAACGACCCCCGCACCGTCCCGGCCGTCGGCCGCCTGCGCCAGTTCGGCGAACTGTACGGACGCCGTCTCGACCGGGCCGTCAAACGTGCCTGGGCCGCGTACGTCAGGGACGCGAAGGCGGACGGCGCTGCGTGGGGGGCGGAGGCGGGTGCACGGTACTGGCCACGCGCCGAGGCGGAGTTCTGGGCGCGCTTCCGTCTCCTGGACCGTACCGGTGAGGTGGCCGACGGCGGCTTTGACCCGGCGGCCACCCGGCGGGCGTTCCTGCGCCTGGCCGAGGAGGCGTACGACACGGTGACCCGGCCCGTCACCCGTACGCTGCGCGGCGCGAAGGCCGTGTCGGAGGCCCGTATCGACCTCTACGGCGGCACCCCGAAGAACCGGGCGCCGTCCGTGCCCGGCCCCCGAACGAAAGCCAAGGAGCCCTCCGCGTGA
- the cas3 gene encoding CRISPR-associated helicase Cas3', which produces MLKHDGAGASGECVLDVRLWGKEHGLPRPYPVMCHLLDTGAVFQELWNTVLAEETQAAIATALGLDATEARTVVSFWAGLHDLGKITPPFQAQVPACYGPVRDDPAYASTPGAEAEKRFRHEIASHWALNELFQEASYPSEGRLLRTSVSHQIAQLLGGHHGLLGGVLKAKEAAQAGAYNAGLGGQGWSDQRRAHFNELRRAMGAFAVPRGGLPAGPAVVVSGLVVVADWLASQTSAIEARMPAPGWSGTPAEVDAHWQGAVEVAPRLVRAARLGRARFSAGEFGEMFPFAPNSLQRDLVERLPGLVGEHGSGLVLVTAPTGDGKTEAALFAASLLGRAAGARGVYFALPTMGTADAMLPRVEAFASRALSGERALMLLHSMAWLSSPGSTDGAATLDTALYDGALSAEKNTVVEADAWLRGPKRGLLAPLGVGTIDQALSAVLPLRYNALRLFGLSDKVFVVDEAHAYGPWMHQLLVRLLEWLGAMGAPVVLLSATLTGRSAGSLVDAYRRGGGFREPSQVVPRYPGWLFASGTSGEVSPARSTASNRARTLKVSHRPVVWDTAEPTGSPVREGGRRAALREVLAPVATEGGTALVCCTTVAEAQRTYRDVCAAFPGLASQPGGVGLLHSRYPADVRAAITAECEAAYGKPGEGPVSVRPGSVLVATQVVEQSLDFDFDLVVSDLAPLAQLLQRAGRARRHRRGPLGRPGWAVAEDEPELVVLDPQVVSEMAPPRSWGSVYDTGLLVRTSRILEKCASAGVAVPGDVQRLVDEVYEEDFVDELQEAVRAELARLDEERLADEAAERHLATWTSICAPADVKGDLSKLSVREAGVTEELLTTRLGADTGRVLCLYEQADGMATLDPEGRTPVPAGGPFGLTAKELAGVARRVAPVPGRWLRGGEPEVTVPVKWGTHPSLRDLVVLRMSPAVDGTWACRHGRFGISISEVGLEAE; this is translated from the coding sequence ATGTTGAAGCACGACGGGGCGGGGGCCTCGGGGGAATGTGTTCTGGATGTTCGGCTGTGGGGCAAGGAGCACGGGCTGCCCCGGCCGTATCCGGTGATGTGCCATCTCCTCGATACCGGTGCGGTGTTCCAGGAGTTGTGGAACACCGTGCTGGCCGAGGAGACCCAGGCTGCCATCGCCACCGCGCTCGGTCTGGACGCCACGGAGGCACGTACGGTCGTGTCGTTCTGGGCCGGGCTGCACGACCTCGGCAAGATCACTCCGCCGTTCCAGGCGCAGGTTCCCGCCTGCTACGGGCCAGTTCGCGACGATCCCGCGTACGCCAGCACGCCGGGTGCTGAGGCCGAGAAGCGCTTTCGCCACGAGATCGCGTCCCACTGGGCTCTGAACGAGCTCTTCCAGGAGGCGTCCTACCCCAGCGAGGGGCGTCTGCTCCGCACGTCGGTGAGTCACCAGATCGCCCAACTGCTGGGTGGCCATCACGGTCTCCTCGGCGGTGTGCTGAAGGCGAAGGAGGCGGCACAGGCCGGTGCGTACAACGCCGGTCTGGGGGGCCAGGGTTGGTCTGACCAGCGACGGGCGCACTTCAACGAGTTGCGGCGGGCCATGGGCGCTTTCGCGGTTCCTCGGGGCGGGTTACCGGCCGGGCCGGCTGTGGTGGTGTCCGGGTTGGTCGTGGTGGCGGACTGGCTCGCGAGTCAGACTTCCGCCATCGAGGCACGCATGCCCGCCCCCGGCTGGTCGGGTACGCCGGCGGAGGTGGATGCCCACTGGCAGGGTGCGGTGGAGGTGGCTCCCAGGCTGGTGCGGGCGGCGCGGCTGGGCCGGGCCCGGTTCTCCGCCGGGGAGTTCGGTGAGATGTTCCCGTTCGCGCCCAACAGCTTGCAGCGGGATCTCGTGGAGCGTCTTCCCGGGCTGGTCGGGGAGCACGGTTCCGGGCTGGTGCTGGTGACGGCTCCGACGGGTGACGGGAAGACGGAGGCCGCACTGTTCGCGGCTTCGTTACTGGGGCGGGCGGCGGGGGCCCGGGGGGTGTATTTCGCTTTGCCGACGATGGGTACGGCGGACGCGATGCTGCCCCGCGTGGAGGCCTTCGCTTCCCGCGCGTTGTCCGGGGAGCGCGCCCTGATGTTGCTCCACTCCATGGCCTGGCTGAGTTCCCCCGGCAGCACGGACGGAGCGGCCACGCTCGACACCGCGCTGTACGACGGGGCGCTGAGCGCGGAGAAGAACACCGTGGTGGAGGCGGACGCGTGGTTGCGAGGCCCGAAGCGGGGCCTGCTCGCTCCCCTGGGCGTGGGAACGATCGACCAGGCGTTGAGTGCGGTGCTGCCGTTGCGGTACAACGCGTTGCGGCTGTTCGGCCTGTCGGACAAGGTGTTCGTGGTCGATGAGGCGCACGCCTACGGCCCGTGGATGCATCAGCTCCTGGTGCGGCTGCTGGAGTGGCTGGGGGCGATGGGCGCCCCGGTCGTCCTGCTGTCGGCCACCCTGACGGGCCGTTCGGCCGGATCGCTGGTGGACGCGTACCGGCGCGGTGGCGGGTTCCGCGAGCCGTCGCAGGTGGTGCCGAGATATCCGGGCTGGCTGTTCGCGAGCGGCACTTCGGGAGAGGTGTCCCCGGCGCGGAGCACCGCGAGCAACCGGGCCCGGACACTGAAGGTGTCGCACCGGCCAGTGGTGTGGGACACCGCGGAGCCGACTGGTTCACCGGTACGGGAGGGCGGTCGGCGGGCGGCGCTGCGGGAGGTCCTGGCGCCGGTCGCCACGGAGGGCGGTACGGCGCTGGTGTGCTGCACGACGGTGGCCGAGGCGCAGCGGACGTACCGGGACGTGTGCGCGGCGTTTCCCGGGCTCGCGTCGCAGCCCGGCGGGGTCGGGTTGCTGCATTCGCGTTACCCGGCGGATGTGCGGGCGGCGATCACGGCGGAGTGTGAGGCGGCGTACGGGAAGCCGGGCGAGGGGCCGGTCTCGGTGCGGCCGGGGTCGGTGCTGGTGGCGACGCAGGTGGTGGAGCAGTCGCTGGACTTCGATTTCGACCTGGTGGTGAGTGATCTGGCGCCGCTGGCACAGTTGTTGCAGCGTGCCGGGCGCGCCCGGCGGCACCGGCGCGGGCCTCTTGGCCGGCCGGGGTGGGCTGTCGCGGAGGACGAGCCGGAGTTGGTGGTGCTCGATCCGCAGGTCGTGTCCGAGATGGCTCCGCCCCGCTCGTGGGGATCGGTCTACGACACCGGGCTGCTCGTGCGTACGTCACGGATCCTGGAGAAGTGCGCGTCGGCCGGTGTCGCGGTGCCCGGTGACGTGCAGCGGCTGGTGGACGAGGTGTACGAGGAAGACTTCGTCGACGAGCTCCAGGAGGCGGTTCGTGCGGAGTTGGCGCGCCTGGACGAGGAGCGATTGGCGGACGAGGCGGCCGAGCGGCATCTGGCGACGTGGACGAGCATCTGCGCCCCGGCGGACGTGAAGGGTGATCTCAGCAAGCTGTCGGTGCGGGAGGCGGGGGTGACGGAGGAGCTGCTGACCACACGCCTCGGTGCGGACACCGGCCGGGTGCTCTGCCTCTACGAGCAGGCGGACGGGATGGCGACTCTCGACCCCGAGGGCAGGACTCCGGTTCCCGCGGGTGGTCCGTTCGGCCTCACGGCGAAGGAGTTGGCGGGGGTCGCGCGACGGGTGGCGCCGGTGCCGGGACGGTGGCTGCGGGGCGGCGAGCCCGAGGTGACGGTTCCGGTGAAATGGGGCACGCATCCTTCGCTCCGCGACCTGGTCGTGCTGCGCATGAGCCCTGCCGTGGACGGGACGTGGGCCTGCCGCCACGGACGTTTCGGCATCTCGATATCCGAGGTCGGCCTCGAAGCTGAGTGA